TGAGATTTCCAGATGGGTTCTCAGACCCTGGATGGGTTCAGAGGGGGTTGGCCTGAAACGCAGGACTTGATCAACCCATTGAGGAGGAGGTCTATTGTGTCCTACCATCTGGTAAGATAAATTTATGGGATCTAAACGCCTCCACACCAATGCAGAAAAAGTCAGTGTCACGTTGCCACCAGACCTGGTGCGGTTTGCAGAAGAATTCCAGCTGGCCCATGGCCTGTCCAGCCGCAGTGAAGTGCTGGCCCAGGCTTTGCACCTGCTTCAGGAGCAGGAACTCCGGGAAGCTTACCGGGCTGCCAGTCAAGAGTGGGATGGAAGCAAAGACCAGAGGCTGTGGGAAGGCACCTCCGAAGATGGTCTGGACGATTCGAGGTGGTGA
The Deinococcus roseus genome window above contains:
- a CDS encoding ribbon-helix-helix domain-containing protein produces the protein MGSKRLHTNAEKVSVTLPPDLVRFAEEFQLAHGLSSRSEVLAQALHLLQEQELREAYRAASQEWDGSKDQRLWEGTSEDGLDDSRW